A window of Pedobacter lusitanus contains these coding sequences:
- a CDS encoding HD domain-containing protein yields the protein MIIEDSLYGEFSVSLLIKELINSKPVERLKNIHQGGGIFLVNPALTLTRYEHSVGVLILIKMLGGTEIEQVAGLLHDISHTAFSHVIDYIFENQEEDYHEGIYQSILSRSEIPDILKRHGYTLTDLLGKDFQILEQPLPNLCADRIDYAIRDLFYAGFISMDDVQHFIATLIIHNGRIMMTSVEKALWIQEKYQILNQEYFGKKEHVYANEKLTEILRHLLAEKVITKTDFEKDDKNLLALIEADSFGKRSIAAIRALDGIAHYDAANFKLKHREIDPELYIDGQYFRLSQVKNSA from the coding sequence ATGATTATAGAAGATAGTTTATATGGTGAGTTTAGTGTTTCGCTGCTTATAAAAGAGCTCATCAACAGTAAGCCTGTGGAAAGATTGAAAAATATTCATCAGGGAGGTGGAATATTTCTGGTTAACCCAGCGTTAACGTTAACGAGATATGAGCATTCTGTTGGGGTTCTGATATTGATTAAAATGTTAGGTGGAACGGAAATCGAGCAGGTAGCAGGATTACTTCATGATATTTCACATACTGCATTCTCTCATGTGATAGACTATATTTTTGAAAATCAGGAAGAAGATTACCACGAAGGAATTTATCAAAGTATTTTAAGCAGATCAGAGATTCCTGACATCTTAAAAAGACATGGATACACGCTAACGGATTTATTGGGAAAGGATTTTCAAATCCTGGAACAGCCTCTTCCCAATCTTTGCGCGGACCGGATTGATTATGCAATCAGAGATTTATTTTACGCTGGTTTTATCAGCATGGATGATGTTCAGCATTTTATCGCAACGCTGATAATTCATAATGGTAGAATCATGATGACTTCGGTTGAAAAGGCCCTCTGGATTCAGGAAAAATATCAGATTTTGAATCAGGAGTATTTTGGTAAAAAAGAACATGTTTATGCCAATGAGAAACTAACAGAGATCCTCAGACACCTATTGGCAGAAAAAGTAATTACCAAAACTGATTTTGAAAAAGATGACAAGAATTTATTAGCATTAATTGAAGCTGATAGCTTTGGAAAACGAAGCATAGCAGCTATCCGGGCTTTAGACGGTATAGCGCATTACGATGCAGCTAATTTCAAACTAAAACACAGAGAGATAGATCCTGAGTTATATATTGACGGGCAGTATTTCAGACTGAGTCAGGTAAAAAACAGTGCATAA
- a CDS encoding dihydrolipoamide acetyltransferase family protein has translation MAQYELLLPKMGESVAEATVIKWLKQPGDMISLDDTLLEIATDKVDSEVPSPVAGKLIKQLYKEDDVVQVGAVIALIETDAAESKSAATEEKPAVAAQAPIAEVAAVIPGTEQLNDAPVPTEVTAGSDRFYSPLVKSIAAQEQISVTELDQITGSGADGRLTKDDLLNYIQNGRKSTGAVLANRVQNQPAAEAPANNTPVAAPVAAAKSGSAQPVVSVSGADEIIEMDRMGKIIADHMVMSKQTSAHVTSFVEADVTNMVLWRERVKKNFEKRENEKITFTPIFIEAVSKAIKDFPMINVSVNGTKIIKKKDINIGMAAALPSGNLIVPVIKNADQLNLVGLTKSVNDLANRARGSKLKPDETQGGTFTLTNVGSFGNVMGTPIINQPQVAILAVGTIKKKPAVLETEYGDVIAIRHMMFLSLSYDHRVVNGALGGTFVRRVADYLENWDINREI, from the coding sequence ATGGCACAATACGAATTATTATTACCTAAAATGGGAGAAAGTGTTGCAGAAGCAACCGTCATCAAATGGTTAAAACAACCTGGTGATATGATCAGTTTGGATGATACCCTGTTAGAAATCGCAACGGATAAAGTTGATTCAGAAGTTCCATCGCCGGTGGCCGGAAAACTGATTAAACAATTATATAAGGAAGATGATGTAGTTCAGGTTGGTGCTGTAATTGCACTGATCGAAACTGATGCTGCCGAAAGTAAATCTGCAGCAACTGAAGAAAAACCAGCAGTTGCGGCACAAGCTCCAATTGCTGAGGTAGCTGCAGTTATTCCCGGTACAGAACAATTAAATGATGCTCCTGTACCTACTGAAGTTACAGCGGGATCTGATCGTTTCTATTCTCCGTTAGTAAAGAGTATAGCTGCTCAGGAGCAAATAAGTGTAACAGAACTGGATCAGATTACAGGCAGCGGCGCAGATGGTCGCCTGACTAAGGATGATCTGTTAAATTATATTCAGAATGGTCGTAAGAGTACAGGTGCAGTATTGGCTAACCGTGTTCAAAATCAACCTGCAGCAGAAGCACCTGCAAATAATACTCCGGTAGCGGCACCAGTTGCAGCTGCAAAATCTGGCAGTGCACAACCTGTAGTTAGTGTAAGCGGAGCTGATGAAATCATTGAAATGGACCGTATGGGTAAGATCATTGCTGATCACATGGTGATGAGTAAGCAGACTTCTGCTCACGTAACTTCATTTGTTGAAGCTGATGTGACCAATATGGTGTTATGGAGAGAGAGAGTAAAGAAAAACTTTGAGAAAAGAGAGAACGAAAAGATCACCTTTACACCAATCTTTATTGAAGCAGTATCAAAAGCCATTAAAGATTTCCCTATGATCAATGTTTCTGTGAACGGAACCAAAATCATTAAGAAGAAAGATATCAATATCGGTATGGCTGCTGCATTACCAAGCGGTAACCTGATTGTTCCGGTAATTAAAAATGCTGACCAGCTGAATCTGGTAGGGTTGACTAAATCAGTGAATGATCTGGCTAATCGTGCCCGTGGTTCTAAATTGAAACCAGACGAAACACAAGGTGGTACATTCACCCTGACCAATGTTGGATCATTCGGAAATGTAATGGGAACACCAATTATTAATCAGCCTCAGGTAGCCATTCTTGCTGTAGGAACAATCAAGAAAAAACCAGCAGTTCTGGAAACAGAATATGGCGATGTAATAGCTATCCGTCATATGATGTTCCTGTCGTTGTCTTATGACCACAGGGTTGTTAATGGGGCATTAGGTGGTACTTTTGTACGCCGTGTTGCAGATTACCTGGAAAACTGGGATATTAACAGAGAAATCTAA
- a CDS encoding competence/damage-inducible protein A: MLAEIITIGDEILIGQIVDTNSAWMAKELNAAGIKVKQITSVSDDADHITEALSQAEKRAEIILITGGLGPTKDDITKYTLAKYFNMGMRRDAAVLAHVEEIFKRFNRPMIESNRKQADVPDGCTVIQNANGTAPCMWFDHNGTIIVSMPGVPFEMMYLMEDEIIPRLKKKFELPFIYHKTILTANIGESFLAQEIEEIEDSLPSSIKLAYLPKLGQVRLRLSTSGTDEAQLKADVEVYAQQIIKKVKPYIVAEEDIAIEKAILDIMKEKGFTLSTSESCTGGYIAHLITQHPGCSAVFAGGAVAYSYELKELVGVTDETLAKYGAVSEQTVKEMALGAITNFKTDYSVAVSGIAGPDGGTPDKPVGTVWIAVANKHKVVAKLFTFGNKRAQNIERSAIAALTMILNLLKEDSN; this comes from the coding sequence ATGTTAGCTGAGATTATTACAATAGGCGATGAAATACTAATCGGCCAGATTGTGGATACTAATTCTGCATGGATGGCTAAAGAACTAAACGCTGCGGGTATTAAAGTTAAGCAGATAACCTCTGTTTCTGATGATGCTGATCATATTACTGAAGCACTGAGCCAGGCAGAGAAAAGAGCTGAGATTATCCTGATAACCGGCGGATTAGGACCTACCAAAGACGATATTACTAAGTATACACTAGCTAAGTACTTTAATATGGGAATGCGCCGGGATGCCGCGGTACTGGCTCATGTTGAGGAAATTTTCAAAAGGTTTAACCGTCCGATGATTGAATCTAACAGGAAACAGGCGGATGTACCGGATGGCTGTACGGTGATTCAGAATGCTAATGGTACTGCACCATGTATGTGGTTTGACCATAACGGGACAATTATTGTTTCAATGCCGGGAGTTCCTTTTGAAATGATGTACCTGATGGAAGATGAAATCATTCCAAGACTCAAAAAGAAATTTGAACTACCTTTTATTTACCATAAAACCATACTTACCGCAAATATTGGTGAATCCTTTTTAGCACAGGAAATTGAAGAGATTGAAGATAGTTTGCCTTCTTCGATCAAACTGGCTTATTTACCCAAATTAGGACAGGTAAGATTGAGATTAAGTACTTCCGGCACTGATGAAGCTCAGCTAAAAGCTGATGTGGAGGTTTATGCACAGCAGATTATTAAAAAGGTAAAGCCTTATATCGTTGCAGAAGAAGATATCGCAATCGAGAAAGCAATTCTGGATATAATGAAAGAGAAAGGATTTACCCTTTCTACTTCCGAAAGCTGTACCGGTGGTTATATAGCTCACCTGATTACCCAGCATCCGGGTTGTTCGGCAGTTTTTGCCGGTGGTGCGGTGGCCTATTCTTACGAATTGAAAGAATTAGTAGGAGTGACGGATGAAACTCTGGCAAAATATGGAGCAGTTAGTGAACAAACTGTAAAAGAAATGGCTTTGGGTGCAATTACAAATTTTAAAACTGACTATAGTGTAGCTGTCAGCGGGATTGCAGGTCCGGATGGTGGAACACCTGATAAGCCTGTCGGAACTGTCTGGATAGCAGTGGCAAACAAACATAAAGTTGTTGCCAAACTCTTCACTTTCGGGAACAAAAGAGCCCAGAATATAGAGCGTTCGGCCATTGCTGCATTGACAATGATTTTGAATCTGCTGAAAGAAGATAGCAATTAA